The following proteins are co-located in the Gordonia polyisoprenivorans genome:
- a CDS encoding HNH endonuclease signature motif containing protein encodes MSTTLTFTDPNADAAAITAMTRDELTETGPDLLRESRKYEARTVLAAAELAERVFHEHLADRPETGVWGSVVEHAERLGRAEVSLQFKISRSKAGSWIALADLLEKLPLIRAAYLNGELSTNRASIMARAAQRGSDTDTTDSDSDSVDTGDESGDNEEMTFEEIVLDYGSRATTDPVLSQQLDAALISMNPDSVIEDRETITDLVGNVTITPDVAGHSSLDAVVPAHYGVFLTTQINALVDERTCRKDPRRVGSLRVIALGEITGVPGAHLDCQCGLADCAKGRAGNRNDSAETPADAQDAAAWDDLLPEPADADVPELEDIEPSSAPEPANAQAQEPVDVVEPVVEPEIPDPLDEPTTDEVPVAFGRALVVPSAPVLTVLKDPDGELVTRLQGYGPIDPSYATTLADVAKTIHYPKSARTAGPLIPQISDRPQAPPADPTGHGGHTVPPPGALTYAPSATLRAEVLANDAWCRYPYCGMPSHLCDLDHWRPFNHADPQAGGWTVLGDLIPLCRADHQRKHLAEWVPTLYTDRRVEWRNRRTGQVIVTYPR; translated from the coding sequence GTGTCGACCACGTTGACGTTCACCGATCCAAATGCCGATGCTGCCGCGATCACAGCCATGACCCGCGATGAGCTCACCGAAACCGGCCCGGACCTGCTACGCGAGTCCCGCAAATACGAAGCCCGGACAGTGCTGGCTGCCGCCGAGCTGGCAGAGCGGGTATTTCACGAGCATCTCGCCGATCGGCCCGAGACCGGTGTGTGGGGTTCGGTCGTCGAGCATGCCGAGAGACTCGGCCGGGCCGAAGTATCGTTGCAGTTCAAGATCTCCCGTAGCAAAGCCGGGAGTTGGATAGCGCTGGCGGACCTCCTGGAGAAGCTACCGCTGATCCGTGCCGCCTACCTGAATGGAGAGCTCTCCACGAATCGGGCTTCGATCATGGCGCGCGCCGCCCAACGCGGCAGCGACACCGACACCACCGACAGCGACAGCGACAGCGTCGATACCGGTGACGAGTCCGGTGACAACGAGGAGATGACGTTCGAGGAGATCGTCCTGGACTACGGATCCCGCGCCACCACCGACCCGGTGCTGTCGCAACAACTCGACGCCGCCTTGATCTCGATGAACCCCGACAGCGTTATCGAGGACCGTGAGACCATCACCGACCTGGTGGGGAACGTGACCATCACCCCCGATGTTGCGGGGCACTCCTCTCTGGATGCGGTTGTGCCCGCCCATTACGGGGTGTTTCTCACGACGCAGATCAACGCCCTCGTTGACGAACGTACCTGCCGCAAGGACCCCCGCCGCGTGGGATCGCTGCGGGTGATCGCCCTCGGGGAGATCACCGGCGTCCCCGGAGCCCACCTCGACTGCCAATGCGGCTTGGCCGATTGCGCCAAGGGCCGTGCTGGCAACAGGAACGACTCCGCCGAAACTCCCGCCGACGCCCAGGACGCGGCAGCGTGGGACGACCTGCTACCCGAACCCGCCGACGCCGATGTGCCCGAACTCGAGGACATCGAACCTTCCAGTGCGCCGGAACCTGCCAATGCGCAGGCGCAGGAACCTGTCGATGTGGTGGAGCCGGTCGTCGAACCCGAGATCCCCGACCCCCTGGATGAGCCAACCACGGATGAGGTGCCGGTGGCGTTCGGACGTGCCCTGGTCGTACCCAGTGCACCCGTACTGACGGTCCTGAAAGATCCCGACGGTGAGCTGGTGACACGCCTGCAGGGATACGGTCCCATCGACCCCAGCTACGCCACCACCCTCGCCGACGTAGCGAAAACCATCCACTACCCCAAATCCGCACGTACCGCCGGACCACTCATCCCGCAGATCTCCGACCGACCCCAGGCGCCGCCGGCGGATCCGACCGGACACGGCGGTCACACCGTGCCACCCCCTGGGGCATTGACCTATGCACCCAGCGCCACACTGCGCGCTGAGGTGCTCGCCAACGACGCCTGGTGCCGATACCCCTACTGCGGTATGCCGTCACACCTGTGCGACCTCGACCACTGGCGGCCCTTTAACCATGCCGACCCCCAGGCGGGAGGGTGGACTGTGCTCGGTGACCTCATCCCGTTGTGTCGGGCTGATCACCAACGCAAACATCTCGCGGAGTGGGTGCCGACGCTCTACACCGATCGGCGGGTGGAGTGGCGGAACCGTCGGACGGGGCAGGTGATTGTCACCTATCCGCGGTGA
- a CDS encoding sensor histidine kinase — translation MRDPLSTGGLTRRGLIIDVAIAVVFALIAIPIHLGQSTSAAVTAAVVSIALALRRLAPSVLIVLALASAAVQVATDQIAVVASLAYFPLFATVGGHPDRRVRFGSLAVAIAGCVVAGWEFPHAYVDAAGNAVAIRLFGFAGAAVVVIGGWAFGFIRYQRRMVQQAAIAETIAELERKRLLDLYDEQSERTRLARDMHDVVAHSLAVVVAQAEGARMLLDADPEATRKALHVIADTARGALGDVRGLLEQLRNEDVSSASRSDRDTLFDRMRAAGMTIDTQETGNDESVDANITRVAGRVLGEALTNALKYGDLAVPIVVRIEWTRGCSMTVWNALSDNPLAPGGAGQGIAGMAERAAQIGGTLRSARDNDDGWLVSLQIPASLPDTMRETHEPGGTQTR, via the coding sequence ATGCGCGATCCGCTCTCCACCGGTGGTCTGACCCGTCGCGGGTTGATCATCGATGTGGCGATCGCCGTCGTGTTCGCATTGATCGCCATCCCGATTCACCTCGGACAATCCACGTCGGCCGCGGTCACTGCTGCCGTCGTGTCGATCGCCTTGGCGCTGCGGCGGCTGGCACCCAGCGTGTTGATCGTGCTGGCCCTGGCCTCGGCGGCGGTGCAGGTGGCCACCGACCAGATCGCAGTCGTGGCGTCCTTGGCCTACTTCCCACTGTTCGCCACCGTCGGCGGACATCCCGATCGTCGTGTGCGGTTCGGTTCCCTGGCGGTGGCGATCGCCGGATGTGTCGTGGCCGGTTGGGAATTCCCGCACGCCTACGTCGACGCCGCGGGCAACGCGGTCGCCATCCGACTGTTCGGATTTGCCGGTGCGGCAGTCGTCGTCATCGGCGGCTGGGCTTTCGGTTTCATCCGTTACCAGCGCCGCATGGTGCAGCAGGCGGCGATCGCCGAGACCATCGCCGAACTCGAACGCAAACGCCTACTCGATCTCTACGACGAGCAATCCGAGCGCACCAGGCTCGCACGCGACATGCACGATGTGGTGGCGCATTCGCTCGCTGTGGTGGTGGCACAGGCCGAAGGTGCCAGGATGCTGCTCGACGCCGACCCGGAAGCCACCCGGAAGGCGTTGCACGTCATCGCCGATACCGCGCGCGGAGCCCTCGGCGACGTCCGCGGACTCCTCGAGCAACTCCGCAACGAGGATGTGTCGTCGGCGTCGCGCTCGGATCGCGACACCCTGTTCGACCGGATGCGGGCGGCCGGCATGACCATCGATACCCAGGAAACGGGCAACGACGAATCGGTTGATGCGAACATCACCCGGGTAGCCGGGCGTGTGCTCGGCGAGGCACTCACCAACGCGCTCAAGTACGGTGACCTCGCTGTGCCCATCGTCGTACGTATCGAGTGGACGCGCGGATGCTCCATGACGGTGTGGAATGCGCTGTCGGACAATCCCTTGGCCCCGGGTGGAGCGGGACAGGGTATCGCGGGTATGGCCGAACGGGCAGCGCAGATCGGCGGAACGCTTCGCAGTGCTCGCGACAACGACGACGGATGGCTCGTCTCTCTGCAGATCCCCGCATCGCTCCCCGACACGATGCGCGAAACCCACGAACCCGGAGGAACGCAGACCCGATGA
- a CDS encoding response regulator transcription factor, with amino-acid sequence MIRIALIDDQPLFRGGIAMIIGSQPDMEVVTEESTAIGLTGVVRTTRPDVVLMDVRMPGVDGITATADLIADLGEDAPKVLVLTTFDTDEAAASAIAAGASGFLLKDAQPDLLLAAIRAVADGSQVVAASATRRLFETHRTRVGAPGPEYAQLTPREREILVRAAHGLSNAEIAAVEVLSEATVKTHISRILTKLAVRDRVQLVVYAYDHGLV; translated from the coding sequence ATGATCCGCATCGCCTTGATCGATGACCAACCGCTGTTTCGCGGAGGTATCGCCATGATCATCGGTAGCCAACCCGACATGGAGGTGGTCACCGAGGAGTCGACCGCCATCGGCCTCACCGGGGTGGTCCGCACCACCAGGCCCGACGTCGTGTTGATGGATGTGCGGATGCCCGGTGTCGACGGCATCACCGCCACCGCCGACCTCATCGCCGATCTCGGCGAGGATGCACCGAAGGTGTTGGTACTGACCACCTTCGACACCGACGAGGCAGCTGCCTCGGCGATCGCCGCCGGTGCCAGCGGATTCCTCCTGAAGGACGCTCAGCCCGACCTCCTTCTCGCCGCCATCCGAGCGGTCGCCGACGGCAGCCAGGTGGTCGCCGCGTCGGCGACCCGCCGGCTGTTCGAGACACATCGGACACGTGTGGGAGCGCCCGGACCGGAGTACGCACAGCTGACCCCTCGAGAACGCGAGATCCTCGTGCGCGCCGCCCACGGGTTGTCGAACGCCGAGATCGCCGCGGTCGAGGTGCTGTCCGAGGCCACGGTCAAGACGCATATCTCTCGCATCCTCACCAAACTCGCTGTGCGCGACCGTGTTCAGCTGGTCGTGTACGCCTACGATCACGGCCTCGTCTGA
- a CDS encoding ABC transporter ATP-binding protein, protein MNAPDTPAVVLRDVSRTYGDAANPIHALRHVSLELHRREFTAIMGPSGSGKSTLMNVIAGLDDISSGQIWLGDTPIAGLDDTARTMLRRTTIGFVFQAFNLIPTLTADENIRLPLVLAGITPDATQQAWIAHLVATLGLRDRLDHLPSELSGGQQQRVAIVRALASRPTIILADEPTGALDTRTGREVLTLLTTAAREYGQGIAMVTHDPVAASYADRIVVLTDGAIVGEYRGLNPRQISDLLIGLQEVPA, encoded by the coding sequence ATGAACGCACCCGATACACCTGCCGTCGTCTTGCGCGACGTGTCACGCACCTACGGCGACGCCGCCAACCCCATCCACGCACTGCGTCACGTCTCTCTGGAACTGCATCGCCGCGAGTTCACCGCGATCATGGGCCCTTCCGGGTCCGGCAAGTCGACGCTGATGAACGTCATCGCCGGGCTCGACGACATCAGCTCCGGGCAGATCTGGCTCGGCGACACCCCGATCGCGGGACTCGACGACACCGCCCGAACCATGCTGCGCCGCACCACCATCGGCTTCGTCTTCCAAGCCTTCAACCTGATCCCGACGCTCACCGCCGACGAGAACATCCGGCTCCCACTCGTACTTGCCGGGATAACGCCCGATGCCACACAGCAGGCGTGGATCGCGCATCTCGTCGCAACGCTCGGTCTGCGCGACCGGCTTGATCACCTGCCGTCGGAACTATCCGGCGGACAACAGCAACGGGTGGCGATCGTGCGTGCTCTCGCATCCCGCCCGACGATCATCCTCGCCGACGAGCCGACCGGCGCTCTCGACACCCGTACGGGCCGAGAGGTGTTGACGCTGTTGACCACCGCCGCCCGCGAGTACGGTCAGGGTATCGCGATGGTCACCCACGACCCGGTGGCCGCCTCCTACGCCGACCGGATTGTGGTGCTCACCGACGGCGCGATCGTCGGCGAGTACCGCGGTCTGAATCCTCGCCAGATCTCCGACCTGCTGATCGGGTTGCAGGAGGTTCCGGCATGA
- a CDS encoding ABC transporter permease, which yields MKATSTRLTVGSLREFATIGVVSALSATYGAALLTTSQMLSVISAHKGGSAGAALDVVASVFIMIALFVSAIVISNGVTTVIAGRRNQLRLLRLIGASSAQLRASLTRAVALDAAIGAVIGVTLGTAGTDITRIILVHNGTIPSLDYPWFPPGVIGAGVAVLATAVVAARVGTRGALTGMAAAPARSDIGTARRVVAAALLLVGAGLLALAALLGERGSLAGFIVAFFGAATFSVGALIGAPLIVPGLVRLSGRTLGAGAPSVVARKNAVSDPHRTTRSTLGLLIGVTLVTTIATGMTALTRSVDSWDLSPANAAATRETLSVMTAILIAMVAISVIISAVGFVSTMSLTVIGRTREIGMLRAMGFTTRQIRSMIFRESLAMSGTAVAAGLVLGIVFGTVGSQSLVGALTSGIPLGLPWAALASIIVGTFALALVASLPPSRRAVAVTPVDALAVQ from the coding sequence ATGAAGGCCACCTCGACGCGCCTGACCGTCGGGTCGCTGCGCGAGTTCGCCACCATCGGTGTGGTGTCGGCACTCTCGGCCACCTATGGCGCCGCCCTGCTCACCACGTCGCAGATGCTGTCGGTGATCTCGGCACACAAAGGCGGCTCCGCGGGGGCGGCCCTCGACGTCGTCGCCTCGGTGTTCATCATGATCGCGCTGTTCGTGTCGGCGATCGTCATCAGCAACGGGGTCACCACCGTGATCGCCGGACGCCGCAACCAGTTACGGCTTCTGCGGCTCATCGGGGCGAGTTCGGCGCAGTTGCGCGCGAGCCTGACCCGGGCTGTCGCCCTCGACGCGGCGATCGGCGCCGTCATCGGGGTGACGCTGGGCACGGCCGGAACCGATATCACGCGAATCATTCTGGTACACAATGGCACAATCCCGAGTCTTGACTATCCATGGTTTCCACCCGGGGTGATCGGTGCCGGTGTCGCCGTCCTCGCCACCGCCGTGGTGGCTGCTCGGGTCGGCACCCGCGGCGCGCTGACCGGTATGGCGGCCGCCCCGGCACGAAGCGACATCGGCACGGCGCGGCGCGTCGTCGCCGCGGCGCTGCTCCTCGTGGGTGCCGGTCTCCTCGCGCTGGCTGCACTGCTGGGCGAGCGCGGCAGCCTCGCGGGTTTCATCGTGGCATTCTTCGGTGCGGCAACATTTTCCGTCGGCGCGCTGATCGGCGCACCCCTGATCGTGCCGGGTTTGGTGCGACTGAGTGGACGCACGCTCGGCGCCGGCGCGCCGTCGGTGGTGGCCCGCAAGAACGCGGTCAGCGACCCGCACCGCACCACCCGGTCGACCCTGGGTCTGTTGATCGGGGTCACCCTGGTGACGACGATCGCCACCGGTATGACTGCGCTGACCCGTTCGGTCGACAGCTGGGACCTCTCACCCGCCAACGCCGCAGCCACCCGTGAGACGTTGTCGGTGATGACGGCGATCCTGATCGCCATGGTCGCCATCTCGGTGATCATCTCCGCGGTCGGGTTCGTATCGACGATGTCGCTCACCGTCATCGGGCGGACCCGGGAGATCGGCATGCTCCGCGCGATGGGATTCACGACGCGACAGATCCGTTCGATGATCTTCCGGGAGTCGCTGGCGATGTCGGGGACCGCGGTCGCAGCCGGCCTGGTGCTCGGTATCGTGTTCGGAACTGTCGGCAGTCAGTCGCTGGTCGGAGCGCTCACATCCGGCATCCCACTCGGATTACCCTGGGCGGCACTGGCATCGATCATCGTGGGCACCTTCGCACTGGCGCTGGTGGCGTCATTGCCGCCGAGTCGGCGCGCGGTGGCGGTGACCCCGGTCGATGCCCTGGCGGTGCAGTGA